One stretch of Amycolatopsis sp. NBC_00345 DNA includes these proteins:
- a CDS encoding ABC transporter permease, translating to MNFVYLRLEILRIVRSPQFALFTIVVPLGMFLLFGGLFGDLAGPDGIKASVTTMINMGAYGSMSGALFTGTRVATERTDGWQRQLRLTPMRGPGYLFVKLASAMAMALPVVLVIFVAGALRGVDLTAAQWVLSGLSLWLGALPFAVLGLLLGLFGKGDTVGAMTGALMLPLGIFGGLWMPLSIMPEWMSAVAHFFPTFWLGRVGTLPVSHGTGLGLAVGVLAAWLVVPALVVVRRFRLDTAKVS from the coding sequence ATGAACTTCGTGTACCTGCGCCTGGAGATCCTGCGGATCGTCCGCAGCCCGCAGTTCGCGCTCTTCACCATCGTCGTGCCGCTGGGCATGTTCCTGTTGTTCGGCGGCCTTTTCGGGGACCTGGCCGGGCCGGACGGGATCAAGGCGAGCGTCACCACGATGATCAACATGGGCGCGTACGGCTCGATGAGCGGCGCCCTGTTCACCGGCACCCGCGTGGCGACCGAGCGCACCGACGGCTGGCAGCGGCAGCTGCGCCTGACACCGATGCGCGGGCCGGGCTACCTGTTCGTGAAGCTCGCGTCCGCGATGGCGATGGCCCTGCCCGTGGTGCTGGTGATCTTCGTGGCCGGCGCGCTGCGCGGAGTCGACCTGACGGCCGCGCAGTGGGTGCTCAGCGGGCTCTCGCTGTGGCTCGGCGCGCTGCCGTTCGCGGTGCTGGGGCTGCTGCTCGGCCTGTTCGGCAAGGGCGACACGGTCGGCGCGATGACCGGGGCGCTGATGCTGCCGCTGGGCATCTTCGGCGGGCTGTGGATGCCGCTGTCGATCATGCCGGAGTGGATGTCGGCGGTCGCGCACTTCTTCCCGACGTTCTGGCTCGGCCGGGTCGGCACGCTGCCGGTGAGCCACGGGACCGGGCTCGGCCTGGCCGTCGGGGTGCTCGCCGCGTGGCTGGTGGTGCCCGCGCTGGTGGTGGTGCGGCGGTTCCGGTTGGACACGGCCAAAGTGAGCTGA
- a CDS encoding glycoside hydrolase family 88 protein yields the protein MRFPGIRGFAVLAAAVTAGGLAPAVASAAPVAPSAPSAQCAVADAMVKAGDYWVANGTNLAPADWQNATFHVGNLAVVRTTGVSNHQTLPWGEANKYLLPKTPGQPFAAGDEAAGEAYLDLYTYFHPDPPILADLRARLADEVTHVQSGDTGYWDKVDALNMAMPSFARIGVLDQSEATLDAMQKLFHYTEKQAGGHGLFNELTGLWYHDAGTRDFWSRGNGWALAALTKVLQALPANDPRRPEYLRVFKKMATTLSLVQRPDGFWNTNLLNPFDHAGPESSGTSLFTYGIAWGVNAGVLDAHWFKPVVDRAWKALSTKAERADGFVGYVQPEASGPGAAKATDTSAYGVGAFLLAGQQVADLTPGCAPPAA from the coding sequence ATGCGTTTCCCGGGAATCCGTGGCTTCGCTGTGCTCGCCGCGGCGGTGACGGCGGGCGGACTGGCTCCGGCGGTGGCTTCGGCCGCGCCGGTCGCACCGTCAGCGCCATCAGCGCAGTGCGCCGTGGCCGACGCGATGGTGAAAGCGGGCGACTACTGGGTCGCCAACGGCACGAACCTCGCCCCCGCCGACTGGCAGAACGCGACGTTCCACGTCGGCAACCTCGCGGTGGTCCGCACCACCGGCGTGTCCAACCACCAGACCCTGCCGTGGGGCGAGGCGAACAAGTACCTGCTGCCGAAGACGCCAGGCCAGCCGTTCGCGGCCGGGGACGAGGCAGCGGGCGAGGCCTACCTCGACCTGTACACCTACTTCCACCCCGACCCGCCGATCCTCGCCGACCTGCGCGCGCGGCTGGCCGATGAGGTGACGCACGTCCAGTCCGGCGACACCGGCTACTGGGACAAAGTGGACGCGCTGAACATGGCGATGCCGTCGTTCGCCCGCATCGGGGTGCTGGACCAGAGCGAGGCGACGCTCGACGCGATGCAGAAGCTCTTCCACTACACCGAAAAGCAGGCCGGCGGCCACGGCCTGTTCAACGAGCTGACCGGCCTCTGGTACCACGACGCGGGCACGCGGGACTTCTGGTCGCGCGGCAACGGCTGGGCGCTCGCCGCGCTCACGAAGGTGCTGCAGGCCCTGCCCGCGAACGACCCGCGGCGCCCGGAGTACCTGCGCGTGTTCAAGAAGATGGCGACGACGCTGAGCCTGGTGCAGCGCCCGGACGGCTTCTGGAACACGAACCTGCTGAACCCGTTCGACCACGCCGGCCCGGAGAGCAGCGGCACCTCGCTGTTCACCTACGGCATCGCCTGGGGCGTCAACGCGGGCGTGCTGGACGCGCACTGGTTCAAGCCCGTGGTCGACCGCGCGTGGAAAGCCTTGTCCACCAAGGCGGAGCGGGCCGACGGCTTCGTGGGCTACGTCCAGCCGGAGGCGTCCGGGCCGGGCGCTGCGAAGGCCACGGACACCTCGGCGTACGGCGTGGGCGCGTTCCTGCTGGCCGGTCAGCAGGTCGCGGACCTGACGCCGGGCTGCGCACCGCCCGCCGCCTGA
- a CDS encoding FadR/GntR family transcriptional regulator: MAAAPGAGLHARLVDALGRLIVEGSLPEGEPIVPEDLGRRFSASRTVVREALRVLESKGLVAARPRVGTWPQPPERWDAIDPDVIAWRVGGPDGQRHLGDLLELRGLVEPQAARLAARHRRPDELSAMAAAYGLMADAVERDDAEAFAEADPLFHAALVRAAGNSLFAQLQVPVLAAVRAAPEPAGETLVAHSRVLTKVLAKDADGAEHAASRLLETLAQYR; this comes from the coding sequence GTGGCGGCGGCGCCAGGAGCGGGCCTGCACGCCCGCCTCGTCGACGCGCTCGGCCGGCTGATCGTCGAGGGCAGCCTCCCCGAGGGCGAGCCGATCGTGCCGGAGGACCTGGGCCGCCGCTTCTCGGCTTCCCGGACGGTGGTCCGGGAAGCCTTGCGGGTGCTGGAATCCAAGGGCCTGGTGGCGGCGCGCCCACGCGTCGGCACCTGGCCGCAGCCGCCCGAGCGCTGGGACGCGATCGACCCGGACGTGATCGCGTGGCGGGTCGGCGGCCCGGACGGGCAGCGGCACCTCGGCGATCTGCTCGAACTGCGCGGGCTGGTGGAGCCGCAGGCCGCTCGGCTCGCGGCCCGGCACCGGCGGCCCGACGAGCTTTCCGCGATGGCCGCGGCCTACGGGCTGATGGCCGACGCCGTCGAACGGGACGACGCCGAGGCCTTCGCCGAGGCCGACCCGCTGTTCCACGCCGCGCTGGTGCGGGCGGCGGGCAACTCGCTGTTCGCCCAGCTGCAGGTGCCCGTGCTGGCCGCGGTGCGGGCGGCGCCGGAGCCGGCGGGCGAAACGCTCGTGGCGCATTCCCGCGTGCTGACCAAGGTGCTGGCGAAGGACGCCGACGGCGCCGAACACGCGGCGTCACGGCTGCTGGAAACCCTGGCGCAGTACCGCTGA
- a CDS encoding SDR family NAD(P)-dependent oxidoreductase, translating into MSATRKTGLVTGAGSGIGRAAALEFARGGAAVAVLDIDELAAAETVELIGKDGGEALPVTVDIADEDSVKAAIERTVAVYGGLDFAVNNAGMASHNRQLDEMTLAEFERVLSVNLSGTFLCMKYELPLLKGGGAIVNVASNGGLYSIPHAPAYVASKHGVVGLTKVAAVDYAPDGIRVNAVCPGPTRTPAFDQVAGDTDMIARQEAITPLGRLATPEEAAAAVVWLCSDAAAYVTGIAMSVDGGRRA; encoded by the coding sequence ATGAGCGCCACCCGGAAGACCGGACTGGTCACCGGCGCCGGCAGCGGGATCGGCCGGGCGGCGGCGCTGGAGTTCGCCCGGGGTGGCGCCGCGGTCGCCGTGCTCGACATCGACGAGCTCGCGGCAGCCGAAACCGTTGAGCTGATTGGGAAAGACGGCGGGGAAGCGCTGCCCGTCACCGTCGACATCGCGGACGAAGACTCCGTGAAGGCGGCCATCGAGCGCACGGTCGCGGTGTACGGCGGCCTCGACTTCGCCGTGAACAACGCCGGCATGGCGTCGCACAACCGGCAGCTCGACGAGATGACCCTGGCCGAGTTCGAGCGCGTGCTCAGCGTCAACCTGTCCGGGACCTTCCTGTGCATGAAGTACGAGCTGCCCCTGCTCAAGGGCGGTGGCGCGATCGTCAACGTCGCCTCCAACGGCGGCCTCTACTCGATCCCGCACGCCCCCGCCTACGTGGCTTCCAAGCACGGCGTCGTCGGGCTCACCAAGGTCGCCGCGGTCGACTACGCGCCGGACGGCATCCGGGTCAACGCCGTCTGCCCCGGCCCGACCCGCACCCCCGCGTTCGACCAGGTGGCGGGCGACACCGACATGATCGCGCGGCAGGAGGCGATCACCCCGCTCGGCCGGTTGGCCACGCCCGAGGAAGCTGCGGCGGCCGTGGTCTGGCTCTGCTCGGACGCCGCGGCGTATGTCACCGGGATCGCCATGTCGGTGGACGGCGGGCGCCGGGCATGA
- a CDS encoding NmrA family NAD(P)-binding protein has protein sequence MFVVTGATGRTGTAVVEGLLKAGREVRAVGRSASRLREETPAAQPFVAEPTDRDALARAFAGAEGVYAMVQPNYIPDSDDFPGHQRRIVEAISGALGDARVARVVTLSSWGAGKPDGTGPVAGLHHLEQAVNRLGVATTHLRAGYFMENLLGQVPAILDRGVMAAPFGPDVPMPFVTAPDIGYAAAETLLEPGPAGDGPEIREIQGERDLSMSDVVRVVARLAGRPELRYVQQPIEEFAADQRAAGVSENVTALMVEVAHAINSGHTRALQPRTARTSTPTSIEQFVTSVMLPALGQS, from the coding sequence ATGTTCGTCGTCACAGGGGCAACGGGCCGCACCGGGACCGCGGTGGTGGAGGGCCTGCTGAAGGCGGGCCGCGAGGTGCGCGCCGTCGGCCGGTCGGCGTCGCGCCTGCGTGAGGAAACGCCAGCAGCACAGCCGTTTGTCGCCGAGCCCACCGACCGTGATGCGCTGGCCCGAGCATTCGCCGGGGCCGAGGGTGTGTACGCGATGGTCCAGCCGAACTACATCCCCGACAGCGACGACTTCCCCGGCCACCAGCGCCGGATCGTCGAGGCCATCAGCGGCGCGCTGGGTGACGCGCGGGTCGCCCGCGTGGTGACGCTGAGCAGCTGGGGCGCCGGCAAGCCGGACGGGACCGGGCCGGTGGCCGGGCTGCACCACCTGGAGCAGGCGGTCAACCGGCTCGGCGTCGCGACGACCCACCTGCGGGCGGGCTACTTCATGGAGAACCTGCTCGGCCAAGTGCCCGCGATCCTGGACCGGGGCGTGATGGCGGCGCCGTTCGGCCCGGACGTGCCGATGCCGTTCGTCACCGCCCCCGACATCGGGTACGCCGCAGCCGAGACGTTGCTCGAACCAGGGCCCGCCGGTGACGGCCCGGAGATCCGGGAGATCCAGGGCGAGCGGGACCTGAGCATGTCCGACGTCGTCCGCGTCGTCGCCCGCCTGGCCGGCCGGCCCGAGCTACGTTACGTCCAGCAGCCGATCGAGGAGTTCGCCGCGGACCAGCGGGCGGCCGGGGTCTCGGAGAACGTGACCGCGCTGATGGTCGAGGTCGCGCACGCGATCAACTCCGGGCACACCCGCGCCCTGCAGCCTCGCACCGCGCGCACCAGCACCCCCACCAGCATCGAGCAGTTCGTCACGTCGGTGATGCTGCCCGCACTCGGCCAGAGCTGA
- a CDS encoding ABC transporter permease yields the protein MSTPTRPSPAQEQPTPGAPGPDHVSPVRRVLSGIGVQNSSLIITLVVLIIVLSTLNDNFFRTNNLLLIGSAVTIMGLLSLVQTLVIILGALDISVGSMAGLASVISAMAFTATGSSAVGVLAAVGTGIACGLVNGLIIIFGRVNPVVATLATLATYKGIAQVVSDGKAQGYTGADDLFIFLAKGTVLGLPTLVWVFLIVAAILHFLLKYTDIGRNIFAIGGNDTAARLAGININRYIIGVYALVGVVAAIAGVLITARTGSGQPTSGSEGLELQAVTGAALGGTMLKGGKGSIVSTVLAVFILGVLDNGMSGLGINQFWQNVAHGALLVVAVVLQQLRSGERRVGLPA from the coding sequence GTGAGCACCCCGACCCGTCCCAGCCCCGCCCAGGAGCAGCCGACACCCGGCGCGCCCGGCCCGGACCACGTCTCGCCGGTCCGCCGCGTGCTGAGCGGGATCGGCGTGCAGAACAGCAGCCTGATCATCACGCTCGTGGTGCTGATCATCGTGCTGTCCACGCTCAACGACAACTTCTTCCGCACCAACAACCTGCTGCTGATCGGCAGCGCGGTCACCATCATGGGCCTGCTCTCGCTGGTGCAGACGCTGGTGATCATCCTCGGCGCGCTGGACATCTCGGTCGGCTCCATGGCCGGGCTGGCGTCGGTGATCTCGGCGATGGCGTTCACGGCCACCGGCAGCTCCGCGGTCGGCGTGCTGGCCGCGGTCGGTACCGGCATCGCGTGCGGGCTGGTGAACGGCCTGATCATCATCTTCGGCCGGGTCAACCCGGTGGTCGCGACACTGGCGACGCTCGCCACGTACAAGGGCATCGCGCAGGTCGTCTCCGACGGCAAGGCGCAGGGCTACACCGGCGCCGACGACCTGTTCATCTTCCTGGCCAAGGGCACCGTGCTCGGGCTGCCGACGCTGGTCTGGGTGTTCCTGATCGTCGCGGCGATCCTACACTTCCTGCTCAAGTACACCGACATCGGCCGCAACATCTTCGCCATCGGCGGCAACGACACGGCGGCACGGCTGGCGGGCATCAACATCAACCGCTACATCATCGGCGTCTACGCGCTCGTCGGCGTGGTCGCGGCGATCGCGGGCGTGCTGATCACCGCGCGCACCGGCTCGGGCCAGCCGACGTCCGGCTCGGAGGGCCTGGAGCTGCAGGCCGTCACGGGCGCGGCGCTGGGCGGCACGATGCTCAAGGGCGGCAAGGGATCCATCGTCTCCACCGTGCTGGCGGTGTTCATCCTCGGCGTGCTCGACAACGGCATGTCCGGGCTGGGCATCAACCAGTTCTGGCAGAACGTGGCGCACGGCGCGCTGCTCGTGGTCGCCGTGGTGCTGCAGCAGCTGCGCAGCGGGGAGCGCCGCGTCGGTCTCCCGGCCTGA
- a CDS encoding ABC transporter ATP-binding protein translates to MSEAFSLRGLTKRFGPVLAVDDLSVEVGRGEVVALLGPNGAGKSTTIDMLLGLTRPDEGLVRVFGAEPREAVDGGRMAAMVQNGFLLRDVSPAELVGLLRSMHRKPLPAKEVFDRAGITEFADRRCGKLSGGQLQRVRYALALTGDPELLVLDEPTAAMDVDGRRAFWASMREFSASGRTVVFATHYLAEAEDFADRVVLMRHGRVVADGPVAQVRAAVSGRVLRAVVPGADEAALAALAGVTTARVQNGHAELACADSDLAIRALLTAFPIASDIEITAVGLEEAFLALTADEPEGALR, encoded by the coding sequence ATGAGCGAGGCGTTCAGCCTACGAGGGTTGACCAAGAGATTCGGCCCGGTGCTCGCGGTGGACGACCTGTCCGTCGAGGTCGGCCGGGGTGAGGTGGTCGCGCTGCTCGGGCCCAACGGGGCCGGCAAGTCGACCACCATCGACATGCTGCTGGGGCTGACCCGCCCGGACGAGGGGTTGGTGCGGGTCTTCGGGGCCGAGCCGCGGGAGGCGGTCGACGGCGGGCGCATGGCGGCGATGGTGCAGAACGGGTTCCTGCTGCGTGACGTCAGCCCGGCCGAGCTGGTCGGGCTGTTGCGCTCGATGCACCGCAAACCGTTGCCGGCCAAGGAGGTCTTCGACCGGGCCGGGATCACCGAGTTCGCGGACCGCCGCTGCGGCAAGCTCTCCGGCGGCCAGCTCCAGCGCGTCCGGTACGCGCTCGCGCTGACCGGCGACCCGGAGCTGCTGGTCCTCGACGAGCCGACGGCGGCCATGGACGTGGACGGACGGCGCGCGTTCTGGGCGTCGATGCGCGAGTTCAGCGCGTCCGGGCGGACGGTCGTCTTCGCGACGCACTACCTCGCCGAGGCCGAGGACTTCGCCGACCGCGTGGTGCTGATGCGCCACGGCCGGGTGGTCGCCGACGGGCCGGTCGCGCAGGTCCGCGCCGCCGTCTCCGGGCGGGTGCTGCGCGCCGTGGTGCCGGGTGCGGACGAGGCCGCGCTGGCCGCGCTCGCCGGCGTCACCACCGCGCGCGTCCAGAACGGGCACGCCGAGCTGGCCTGCGCCGACTCCGACCTCGCGATCCGCGCGCTGCTCACCGCGTTCCCGATCGCCTCCGACATCGAGATCACCGCCGTCGGCCTCGAAGAAGCCTTCCTGGCGCTGACCGCCGACGAGCCGGAAGGAGCGCTCCGATGA
- a CDS encoding LysR family transcriptional regulator: MVELETRELEYFIAVADELHFGRAAARLSIAQPALSKAIQRTESRLGVPLFVRSSRHVSLTPAGEALQEHGRHALNAVSAAVRSARRAGDTQAHLRLVLKPGGDANLLSGMLAEYSHQPDARRVDILFSSPSGGAGFLRDGRADLGLLYAPFEDLDGLAHETLHVEDRVVIVPSGHRLAGRASVLLSDLDGEVLPRWKGTPGGDGTGPEVADVVQMLHLITVSRLIGVLPRSLVEPVQAGLVCIPVSDAPPSRLVLAWNEQDRRPLVASFVAAALKLPQGD, encoded by the coding sequence ATGGTCGAACTGGAAACCCGAGAGCTCGAGTACTTCATCGCGGTCGCCGACGAGCTGCACTTCGGCCGGGCCGCCGCCCGGCTCTCGATCGCCCAGCCGGCGCTGTCGAAGGCGATCCAGCGGACCGAGAGCCGGCTCGGCGTCCCGCTGTTCGTCCGCTCCAGCCGGCACGTCTCGCTCACCCCGGCCGGGGAGGCGTTGCAGGAGCACGGGCGGCACGCGCTCAACGCGGTCAGCGCCGCCGTCCGCAGCGCCCGGCGCGCCGGCGACACCCAGGCCCACCTGCGGCTCGTGCTCAAACCCGGCGGCGACGCCAATCTGCTGTCCGGGATGCTGGCCGAGTACTCCCACCAGCCCGACGCCCGCCGGGTGGACATCCTGTTCAGCAGCCCCTCCGGCGGCGCCGGCTTCCTGCGCGACGGCCGGGCCGACCTCGGCCTGCTGTACGCGCCGTTCGAAGACCTCGACGGGCTGGCCCACGAGACGCTGCACGTCGAGGACCGCGTGGTCATCGTCCCGTCCGGGCACCGGCTGGCCGGGCGCGCTTCGGTGCTGCTGTCCGATCTGGACGGTGAGGTGCTGCCGCGCTGGAAGGGGACTCCCGGGGGCGACGGCACCGGTCCCGAGGTCGCCGACGTGGTCCAGATGCTCCACCTGATCACGGTGAGCCGGCTGATCGGGGTGCTGCCCCGTTCGCTGGTCGAGCCGGTCCAGGCCGGCCTGGTCTGCATCCCGGTTTCCGACGCGCCGCCCAGCCGGCTCGTGCTGGCCTGGAACGAGCAGGATCGACGGCCGCTGGTCGCGTCGTTCGTGGCCGCCGCACTCAAGCTGCCCCAGGGCGACTGA
- a CDS encoding DNA polymerase IV, producing MPRWVIHLDLDAFFASAEQLTRPTLRGRSVVVGGTGPRGVVAGASYESREYGVRSAMPMSQARRLLPAGAVILPPRFRLYERLSKRVFDVVSSVAPVLERISLDEAFAEPPSLSRASIEEVTAFAEDLRARIRAETGLTASIGAGTGKQVAKIGSDRAKPDGLLVVAPGTEREFLAPLPVRALWGIGPVAEANLHTIGVKTLGELANLPESDAVATLGGAVGRELRKLAGGTDDRPVAERGEAKQVSAETTFDVDVVDLARLRTEVRRIATGAHARLVKAGRVARTVVIKLRHTDMSTVTRSETTASPTDDLDQLAATAERLLLDPAQFGGVRLAGVAFSGLSVPHQDALFTLTVPASEPVVTAPPPEPSPGGAAPVSSGGWRPGDDVVHAEFGTGWVQGAGHNRVTVRFETLASGPGVARTFEQADPALSRGEPWDCLE from the coding sequence TTGCCCCGCTGGGTGATCCACCTCGACCTGGACGCCTTCTTCGCCTCGGCCGAGCAGCTCACCCGGCCCACGCTGCGCGGCCGCTCCGTGGTGGTGGGCGGCACCGGCCCGCGGGGCGTCGTGGCCGGGGCGAGTTACGAATCGCGTGAGTACGGCGTCCGCTCGGCGATGCCGATGTCGCAGGCCCGGCGGCTGCTGCCCGCGGGCGCGGTGATCCTGCCGCCGCGATTCCGGCTGTACGAACGGCTGAGCAAGCGGGTGTTCGACGTGGTGTCCTCCGTCGCGCCGGTGCTCGAACGGATCTCGCTCGACGAGGCGTTCGCGGAGCCGCCGTCCTTGTCCCGCGCCTCGATCGAGGAGGTGACGGCGTTCGCCGAAGACCTGCGCGCGCGGATCCGCGCGGAGACCGGGCTGACGGCGTCGATCGGCGCGGGCACGGGGAAACAGGTCGCGAAGATCGGTTCGGACCGCGCGAAACCGGACGGCCTGCTGGTGGTGGCGCCGGGCACCGAGCGGGAGTTCCTGGCGCCGCTGCCGGTGCGGGCGCTGTGGGGGATCGGCCCGGTGGCCGAGGCGAACCTGCACACCATCGGCGTGAAAACGCTGGGGGAGCTGGCGAACCTCCCGGAATCGGACGCGGTCGCGACGCTGGGCGGTGCCGTCGGCCGTGAGCTGCGCAAGCTCGCGGGCGGCACGGACGACCGGCCGGTGGCCGAGCGCGGGGAGGCCAAGCAGGTCAGCGCGGAGACGACGTTCGACGTCGACGTGGTCGACCTGGCCCGGCTGCGCACCGAGGTCCGCCGGATCGCCACGGGCGCCCACGCGCGCCTGGTCAAGGCCGGCCGCGTCGCCCGCACGGTGGTGATCAAGCTGCGGCACACGGACATGAGCACGGTGACACGGTCGGAGACCACGGCGTCGCCCACCGACGACCTCGACCAGCTCGCCGCCACCGCGGAGCGGCTCCTGCTGGACCCCGCCCAGTTCGGCGGCGTGCGCCTGGCCGGGGTGGCGTTCAGCGGCCTTTCGGTGCCGCACCAGGACGCGCTGTTCACGCTCACCGTGCCCGCCTCGGAACCGGTGGTGACGGCGCCCCCGCCGGAGCCTTCCCCCGGCGGCGCCGCGCCGGTGTCGTCGGGCGGCTGGCGGCCCGGCGACGACGTGGTGCACGCGGAGTTCGGCACGGGCTGGGTACAGGGCGCGGGGCACAACCGGGTGACCGTGCGGTTCGAGACGCTGGCGTCGGGGCCGGGGGTGGCGCGGACGTTCGAGCAGGCCGACCCGGCGCTGTCCCGCGGCGAGCCGTGGGACTGTCTGGAGTAG
- a CDS encoding helix-turn-helix transcriptional regulator, protein MTSADGPGRLAEFLRARRRAVGPVDVGLVAGSGRQVPGLRREEVAMLAGVSTDYYIHLEQGRERRPSAQVVASLARALLLDRDAHQHLADLAAATAADQTDSGRPPSETFAALIRRWTTTPAMVVTSWLEVVARNPAADALYGGLLHRDNLARMTFLDAGAREFIDDWAQLAHCTVGTLRSASDGREPAELTELIEELSLHSADFRREWARYDVHRKRSALKVFHHPIGRLELTQHVLTVPERPDLQLWVYDAEAGSEHERRLHALVFGLKSVKASLPA, encoded by the coding sequence GTGACCTCTGCTGACGGACCTGGCCGGCTCGCCGAGTTCCTCCGCGCGCGCCGCCGCGCGGTCGGGCCGGTCGACGTCGGCCTCGTTGCCGGCAGCGGCCGCCAGGTTCCCGGCCTCCGGCGCGAAGAGGTCGCGATGCTGGCCGGGGTCAGCACCGACTACTACATCCACCTCGAACAGGGGCGGGAGCGACGCCCGTCCGCCCAGGTGGTCGCTTCGCTGGCCCGCGCCCTTCTCCTCGACCGCGACGCCCATCAGCACTTGGCCGACCTCGCCGCCGCGACCGCCGCTGACCAGACCGACTCCGGGCGCCCGCCGTCGGAGACCTTCGCCGCGCTGATCCGGCGATGGACCACAACCCCGGCCATGGTCGTGACCAGCTGGCTGGAGGTGGTGGCGCGCAACCCGGCGGCCGACGCGCTCTACGGCGGCCTCCTCCACCGGGACAACCTCGCGCGCATGACCTTCCTCGACGCCGGGGCGCGTGAGTTCATCGACGACTGGGCCCAGCTCGCGCACTGCACCGTGGGGACCCTGCGTTCGGCGAGTGACGGGCGCGAACCGGCCGAGCTGACCGAGCTGATCGAGGAACTTTCCTTACACAGCGCGGACTTCCGGCGAGAGTGGGCCCGTTACGACGTCCATCGCAAGCGCAGCGCACTGAAGGTCTTCCACCACCCGATCGGTCGACTGGAGCTGACCCAGCACGTGCTGACCGTGCCGGAACGGCCCGACCTGCAGCTGTGGGTGTACGACGCGGAAGCCGGGTCGGAGCACGAGCGCCGTCTCCACGCCCTGGTCTTCGGGCTCAAGTCCGTTAAGGCCTCCTTACCCGCGTAG
- a CDS encoding amidohydrolase family protein, which produces MRVIAVEEHLSTEAFLRVAHGLDVVAGDETEMELMRTVEKTPAFRTRLVDLDARLREMDAAGQDLAVLSLDPPGVQPYPAADAVPLAREFNDALAAIVRRHPGRFGGLATVAPQDPAAAAAEVERAMGPLGLNGIMINSHTGGRYLDEPEFAPLLAAAEANRAPIYLHPRAPSALAAYRDYGMPGAIWGYQAEAGLHAMRLILSGTFDRYPGLTFVLGHLGEGIPYWLRRIDNRHAFAARTAGAATPMPRLSLTPSEYFRRNFVLTTSGMDDPDVLGLALRAVGADNVMFAIDFPYEDPAAAVAFLRDAPLTDEQRTAIGHRTAERVFRIT; this is translated from the coding sequence ATGAGGGTCATCGCGGTCGAGGAGCACCTGTCCACCGAGGCGTTCCTGCGCGTCGCGCACGGCCTGGACGTCGTGGCGGGCGACGAGACCGAGATGGAGCTGATGCGGACGGTCGAGAAAACCCCGGCCTTCCGCACCCGGCTCGTCGACCTCGACGCCCGGCTGCGGGAGATGGACGCGGCCGGCCAGGACCTGGCCGTGCTCAGCCTCGACCCGCCCGGGGTTCAGCCCTACCCGGCCGCCGACGCGGTGCCGCTGGCCCGGGAGTTCAACGACGCGCTGGCCGCGATCGTGCGGCGGCACCCGGGCCGGTTCGGCGGGCTGGCCACGGTGGCGCCGCAGGACCCGGCCGCCGCGGCCGCCGAGGTCGAACGGGCCATGGGTCCGCTCGGCCTCAACGGGATCATGATCAACTCGCACACCGGCGGGCGGTACCTGGACGAGCCGGAGTTCGCGCCGCTGCTGGCGGCGGCCGAGGCGAACCGGGCGCCGATCTACCTGCACCCGCGGGCGCCGAGCGCGCTCGCCGCCTACCGCGACTACGGGATGCCCGGGGCGATCTGGGGCTACCAGGCCGAGGCCGGGCTGCACGCCATGCGGCTCATCCTCAGTGGGACATTCGACCGCTACCCGGGCCTGACCTTCGTGCTCGGGCACCTCGGCGAAGGCATCCCGTACTGGCTGCGGCGGATCGACAACCGGCACGCGTTCGCTGCGCGGACGGCCGGGGCGGCCACGCCGATGCCGCGCCTTTCGCTCACCCCGAGCGAGTACTTCCGGCGCAACTTCGTGCTCACCACCAGCGGCATGGACGATCCGGACGTGCTCGGGCTGGCCCTGCGGGCGGTCGGCGCGGACAACGTCATGTTCGCGATCGACTTCCCGTACGAGGACCCGGCGGCGGCCGTGGCCTTCCTACGGGACGCGCCGCTGACCGACGAGCAGCGGACGGCGATCGGCCACCGCACGGCCGAGCGCGTGTTCCGGATCACCTGA
- a CDS encoding winged helix-turn-helix domain-containing protein, which produces MTESGLPGLDPVIHAQARLRVTVALAGLRSDDQITFPRLQQLLEMTAGNLSTHLRKLEDAEYVQITKAYEHRTPVTLVRLTAKGRAAFEAYTQALHRLLDATGGS; this is translated from the coding sequence GTGACCGAGTCCGGACTCCCCGGGCTCGACCCGGTCATCCACGCCCAGGCGCGGCTGCGCGTCACGGTCGCGCTGGCCGGCCTGCGCTCGGACGACCAGATCACCTTCCCGCGGCTGCAGCAGCTGCTCGAAATGACGGCGGGCAACCTCTCCACGCACCTGCGCAAGCTCGAAGACGCCGAGTACGTGCAGATCACCAAGGCCTACGAGCACCGCACCCCCGTCACCCTGGTCCGGCTGACGGCCAAGGGCCGCGCCGCGTTCGAGGCCTACACCCAGGCGCTGCACCGGTTGCTGGACGCCACCGGCGGGAGCTGA